A stretch of Parvimonas micra DNA encodes these proteins:
- a CDS encoding SemiSWEET family transporter, translated as MNQKILKILGWVATCTAMLMYISYFPQIINNLHGNKSGFLQPMVAAINCTLWVSYGFFQKKKDWPIIVANIPGVIFGTIAALTAL; from the coding sequence ATGAATCAAAAAATACTTAAAATCTTAGGTTGGGTAGCAACTTGTACCGCAATGCTTATGTATATATCCTATTTTCCACAAATTATTAATAACTTACACGGAAATAAAAGTGGTTTTTTACAACCTATGGTTGCAGCAATTAACTGTACTTTGTGGGTTAGCTACGGATTTTTCCAAAAGAAAAAAGATTGGCCGATTATTGTTGCAAATATACCGGGTGTAATTTTTGGAACAATCGCTGCTTTAACAGCTTTATAA